The genomic segment GGGATCGCCGGGCTCCACCGGCAGCGCCTCCTGCCAGTTCTGCCAGTCCTTGTTCTCCAGGCGCAGCGCGATGGGCGAGCCGATGGTCGCGCCCTGGCGTACTCCGGAGAGGAAGTGGGCGGAGTCGCGTTCGATCCTCATGCGCCCGCCGCGGCCGTAGCCCTGCTGCCGCCGCCACAGTTCGCGGTCGACGAACTCCGGGTCCACCTTCAGGCCGGCGGGCAGGCCCGAGAGCACGGCCACCAGGGCCTCTCCGTGCGATTCTCCGGCAGTGTGGAAGC from the Terriglobales bacterium genome contains:
- a CDS encoding chorismate synthase codes for the protein MLRFHTAGESHGEALVAVLSGLPAGLKVDPEFVDRELWRRQQGYGRGGRMRIERDSAHFLSGVRQGATIGSPIALRLENKDWQNWQEALPVEPGDP